One Salmo trutta chromosome 12, fSalTru1.1, whole genome shotgun sequence genomic region harbors:
- the LOC115202892 gene encoding FAS-associated death domain protein-like: MSTFNSVLLKISGELVGDQLEKMKFLCIKEIGKNRLEKMTSGLQLFMVLMERNKLGPDNTVFLVSLLTDIGRLDLADKLTNCESQYAGSPNYFPNDEEQAKLDVATEVITNRIGRKWQTYGRKLGLSEAKLDHIAQKHPNNLEEQVVELLKEWRKMQKAEAKTDTLIKALRSCDQNYTADRIQTELEKLNANGGQ; the protein is encoded by the exons ATGAGTACGTTTAACAGCGTTTTGCTGAAGATTTCAGGTGAACTTGTTGGTGATCAATTGGAGAAAATGAAGTTCCTGTGTATTAAAGAAATAGGAAAAAATCGTCTCGAGAAGATGACCAGTGGCTTACAACTTTTCATGGTCCTAATGGAAAGAAATAAACTTGGACCCGACAACACAGTATTTCTAGTTTCGCTTTTGACCGACATTGGTCGCCTAGATCTTGCGGACAAACTTACCAACTGTGAAAGTCAATATGCTGGATCACCGAATTATTTTCCTAACGATGAGGAGCAAG CAAAACTTGACGTTGCAACAGAAGTGATCACTAACCGCATTGGAAGGAAGTGGCAAACATATGGTCGTAAACTTGGTCTGTCAGAGGCCAAACTGGACCATATCGCGCAGAAGCACCCGAATAACCTGGAAGAGCAAGTGGTGGAGCTTTTGAAGGAATGGCGGAAAATGCAGAAAGCTGAGGCCAAAACAGACACTTTGATAAAGGCCCTTCGCTCCTGTGATCAGAACTACACTGCTGATCGGATACAGACAGAACTTGAAAAACTTAATGCCAATGGTGGACAGTGA